One region of Zingiber officinale cultivar Zhangliang chromosome 7B, Zo_v1.1, whole genome shotgun sequence genomic DNA includes:
- the LOC122006639 gene encoding uncharacterized protein LOC122006639, which produces MIQLLFTVLTAEVAVALSLLFKTPLRKLAILALDRLKRGRGPVMVKTVAGTVLVVLSSSLYSMAQIRNRSDELGLTPTDQVLMSRHLLEASLMGYSLFLALIIDRLHHYVRELRGLRKSMEAVMKQNRSLEEAKGGGSDEIKTRDTEIASLNQQVKRLKFETQERTEEAKVAELKAEALKKQSDDLLIKYDRLLEDNQNLLNQIHSIENHLPDSKKVA; this is translated from the exons ATGATCCAACTTCTGTTCACGGTGCTGACCGCGGAGGTGGCGGTGGCGTTGTCACTTCTCTTCAAGACGCCGCTCCGCAAGCTCGCCATTCTCGCCCTCGACCGCCTCAAGCGCGGCCGCGGCCCAGTCATGGTGAAGACCGTCGCCGGCACCGTCCTCGTCGTCCTCAGCTCCAGCCTCTACAGCATGGCCCAGATCCGCAACCGATCCGACGAGCTCGGCCTCACGCCCACCGACCAGGTCCTCATGAGCCGCCACCTCCTTGAAGCTTCCCTCATGG GTTATTCCCTTTTCCTTGCCCTCATAATTGACCGTCTGCACCATTACGTTAGAGAACTGCGCGGGCTAAGAAAGAGCATGGAAGCAGTGATGAAACAAAACCGGTCATTGGAAGAAGCTAAGGGTGGGGGTTCTGATGAGATCAAGACGCGAGATACAGAAATTGCAAGTCTGAATCAACAAGTAAAACGACTAAAGTTTGAGACGCAGGAGAGAACAGAAGAAGCAAAGGTTGCCGAACTGAAGGCAGAAGCTCTCAAGAAACAATCAGACGACTTGCTTATCAAATATGACCGTCTCTTAGAGGACAACCAGAACCTCCTAAACCAAATTCATTCGATCGAGAACCATTTGCCCGATAGCAAGAAAGTTGCCTAA